The Rahnella aquatilis CIP 78.65 = ATCC 33071 genomic sequence TGATGGATTTATTCCCTGATGGCAGCAAAGATTATTGACGGTAAAACGATTGCGCAGCAAGTCAGAAGCGAAGTTGCAGCGCGTGTTCAACAACGACTGGCCCAAGGAAAACGCGCCCCCGGCCTGGCCGTGGTGCTGGTCGGTGAAAACCCGGCGTCACAGATTTATGTCGCCAGCAAACGCCGTTCTTGTGAAGAGGTCGGGTTCATCTCCCGCTCTTACGATCTCCCGGCCACCACCACTGAAGGTGAGTTGCTGGATCTGATCGAAAAACTCAATAACGACAGCGAAATCGATGGCATTCTGGTTCAGCTTCCGCTGCCTGCCGGTATCGATAACATTAAAGTGCTGGAACGTATTCATCCGGATAAAGACGTCGATGGCTTCCATCCGTATAACGTCGGCCGTCTGTGTCAGCGTGCTCCCACGCTGCGCCCGTGTACGCCGCGCGGCATCGTGACGCTGCTGGAACGTTACGGCATTGATACCTTCGGGCTGAATGCTGTCGTTATCGGTGCCTCCAACATCGTGGGCCGTCCGATGAGCATGGAATTACTGCTGGCCGGTTGCACCACCACCGTCACGCACCGTTTCACCAAAAATCTGCGCCATCATGTTGAGAATGCCGATCTGGTGATTGTCGCTGTGGGTAAACCGGGCTTTATTCCCGGCGAATGGATTAAACCGGGCGCGATTGTCATTGATGTCGGTATTAACCGTCTGGAAAGTGGTAAAGTTGTCGGCGATGTGGAATATGATGCCGCCGCTGAGCGGGCTTCCTTTATCACACCGGTGCCGGGCGGCGTAGGCCCGATGACGGTCGCGACGCTGATTCAAAATACCTTGCAGGCGTGCGAGGAATATCATGACATCAGCGCCGGTAAGCCTTAAACCCTTTGCATTACACAAAAGTCAGGAACACATGGAAACTTTCTTTCTCGAAAAACACCCGCACGTTGAACTGTGCGATCTGCTCAAATTTATGGGCTGGTGTGACAGCGGCGGTACTGCAAAAGCAGTGATTGCTGAAGGCCAGGTTAAGGTCAACGGTAAAGTCGAAACCCGTAAGCGCTGCAAAATCGTTGCCGATATGAACGTTGAGTTCGCCAGCAACAAAGTCGTGGTGAAAGCGTCCGAATAATCTTTCCGGCGACATTGCCCCGCAAAAGAAAATGCCCTGCAAGCAAAAGCTCACAGGGCATTTTTTATTTACAGACAGGGCCACAGGCTGAGCACAAATTATGGCTGCGTCACCCACAGTACCGGCCATTCGCCGCCGCTGCTGTAACCGTCGCAACTGGGCTCAGAGGCAAATGCCGCCAGCCGGAACTGTTTGCCATCAAACACCCAGCGCGAAGAGACGCCACAGTCACCAATGCCGCGCCCTTTATCGTAAGTCGAGAGCATACCGGTTTTCGGGTCGAAATCAGCGTTGATAAGCTCCGGCGATTCATCCTCCTCGCCCAGTTTAAACGGCATATTCAGCGCCAGATTTTCCATTTTATAAGGTGCCTGTCGCGAAACCAGGAAACCCAGCGCATAGAGGTTATACGCGCCCATGTCGCAGTTGACGGTCATCAGGGCTTTGTCGTTGCTCAGGGCGAAAATATGCACTTCGCGTTCGGAAGGATCGAGGCTGCAATCATTATTCTCAATGGTGGTGGCAGCATTTTGCGTGATGGCCGACATCTCGGTTTCGGATAATGCATGCGGTTCGCTAAAATGCGGTAAAACCGGCATGGCCGGAACAGGCGGCACGGTACTCGCCGGTTTTACGCCACGATTAATCCAGGCAGTTTTGGTGCCAACACGTCCCTGCTGCGCATCAATCGCCAGCAGCGCGGCCTTTATGCCTTTCAGGGAGATGACCGGCCTGACGGACTGAGCCGGATCGGCTTTCACTGCCAGCTGAATGCTGCTGCCTTCGCGGATAGCGGCAATAAATTCATTCACCACCAGACGGTTAGTGGTGGAAAGATGTTTTTTACTGATATCCCATTCGCGATGATTAAAACTGAGTGTTTTGCCGTTCATCTGCAAACGGTTGGCCACCGGCGCATCCGCCATCTGCTCATCACTGTTACGCTGATAATCAATGCTGACCGAGGATTTTCCTTCCGGCCCCGCTTCGCGGGTGATTTTCATGACCAGCTCCTGCCCGTCCTGCGAATTGCGCGCGGCGCAGTGATTCAGGTTGTCACAGCTGACCTGCCAGTCGTTATAAATAGCCTGCAACGGCTCAGCCTGCGCGCTAAAAGCCAGCATCGTGGCCAGCAGGCATAAAGGGGCGGTTATCCATTTACACATTATGAGTTTCAGCTCTGTTCGAAATTATCTTTCTGATAATAGCGTAACCCTCGTCAGGAGACTGCCCTCAATGCAGCATTTTTTATTCGACATTATAAAGAGATACTCCGTCCGCAGAGTTTGCGGCAGACAATAATTTTTCATGACATACGAGAAGCCGTAATGGTGACGCAGGGAAACTTTCAGTACACTGGCTGAGCCAAAAACAAACAATAATGGCGAAAAGGATGAAGATCATTTCTCTGGGAGATACGGATGAAGTTATTGATTTTGATGATAACGCTGTTATCACTGCCTGCGCTGGCTGAAGAGCCACCGGTGGTGTACGCCGGCACGCTGGGTAAAACCAGCATCGTCGTCGAACTCGATTTAAATAAACCTGACGAAGTCACCGGCCGGTATTTCTATCAAAAATACCGTCTGGATCTGCCGCTCAACGGTGCGCTGGATGGTCAGGAACTGAAATTACAGGAAGGTCTGGATGATTTCGACGATACACCGCGCCCTGAACTGACGTTGACCAAAGATGAAAACGGTGGCTGGCAAGGCAACTGGACCAACCCGCAGGGCAAAACGCTGCCGGTTAAGCTACAACCCGCTCAGTTACCGGCAGCGGCCCCTGATGACGGCTATCTCAGTTCGCTGCTGCACACCGATCCGTATGAATATTTGCGTTTATCCGCGCTGCAACTGAAAGCAGGTAAAAATGAAAACTTCATGGGCTATCAGTTGCAATGGTGGTCTGAACCCCAATCGAAAATCAGCTTCTTTGAGATTGTTTCCGGCTATCCGGAAGCCAGTTTACCGGCCATTAACCAGAAGCTGCGCGCCCGTTTATGGCAGGAAGTCAGCGGCTGGCATGCCTGTATGCTCGGTGCGAGCCGTTTTGGTCAGGGAGAATATCAGCAGACGGTGACACCTGAATACATGAGTGACGAGGTGGTCAGTATCAGTGTGTTTACGTCTTATGATTGCGGTGGCGCGCATCCGGATTTCGGCGAAGCACCGATCAATCTTAACGCAAAAACCGCAGAAACGCTGACACTGGAAGATGTGGTCTGGGTGGGTGATGGCGCACCGTTCCACTATCTGAATGCTGAAGATCGCGCCCTCACCGGTAAGAACGATGTGGATTTCGATACCTTCGCGCAGTACCGCGATAAAAAATGGGCGCCGTGGCTGGTGAAACAACTGACCGTGGCTTATCCGCAACAGATGAAAAAGCCGACGGAAGAAAGCGAAGACGATTGCGATTATTCAGACCCGTCGGTCTGGCAGTTCCCGGCCTGGTATTTCACGCCAAAAGGGCTGTATTTTGATCCGACCTTTGCCCGCGTTATGCGTTCGTGCGAAGGCCCGGAATGGTCAGTGCTGCCATGGTCTGCCATGAAAGGCCACGCGGGCAGTACCGCAATAAAGCTGGAACACTGAAACCCGCAGTGTACGTGGCGCGTTGATATTCTGAGATATTCTGAACAGAGATAAAAAAAGCGACCAGAAGGTCGCTTTGTTCAGAAAATAAAGAACTGTATCAGCAGATTAGAAAGCGTATTTGTAGTTCATTAAAATACCTTTATCGCTCACGCTGTCTTCTTTCCACTGGTAGGCATCAAACGCCAGCTGACCGGCTTTACCGTGATAGCTTACGCCCAGAGAAGCCATGCCATTGATACCGCCGCCTTGCTGATCGCTGGCCACTTTAAAGCTGGCATTCCCGGCACCCTGCAATGAGGCTTTTTGCGCAGACTGGTTGTAGCTGATATTCGGGCCACCTTCGACCAGGGCATTCACCGCCAGGCCGTTAGATCCCGCATATTTCAGTTTCAGACCGATCAGTGCATCTACCGCCGTTTCTTCACTTGCATCCATGGTCAGGTTGAAGTCACCCGCACCGTGCTCGCTGTAACCGTCGTTGGCCGTATGGCGCAGTTTCAGACCCGCACTCGGCGTCAGGTTTAACCCTTCCGCTACTTCAAAGCCTTTACTGAACTGGCTGCGCCATTCCATATATTGCTGGCTGTTATCTGAATCCGCTAACTGGTTAACACCCGTGTAGTTAACGCTACGGTTGCTTTCAAGCTGGTGCACATCGTAACGCAGGGCGTTGGTCAGCATCAGACCGTTACCCATATCGACATTATGGTTCAGCCCGAAGAACTGGCTGTAGCCTCCGGTTAAACCGTTGTCACCGGCTTTCTGTTTGCCGTCGATGCCGTTGCCATCCAGACGCGCAATACCGTATTGCATTTGCACTTTCTGGCCTGCACTCAGGTCAAAGCTCTGGCTCAGCGCCATCATGTCATAACGGGTATCATTACCCAGCTCAGCACGCTTGTCGTTTTTGTCCACCAGGTTAAAACCAAAACCGGAAGGCATCACGACAGCATTGTCAGCCAGCATGTTGAAGCGCTGACTTAACACACGGGCTTCTTTAAAGGCTGAGGTGGCGTTAGCACCTGAAAGCTGGCGCATGGCGTTGTCCACTTCAGCAGCAGAACTCAGGTTAAGGCTGTTGTATAAGGCGTTGTTGGTGTAGTTGTCTTCCAGCGTTGCCGCCATATCCTGCACACCAGCGTCATCTTTTACGACTTCCTGATAGTTGTTTTTGGTCATGGTGACGTCAACATTACCGCTTTCGTCTGTCTGGGCGTCGGCATTCCACACCACGCTGGTGGACTTAACGTTTTCCGTGCCCTGAATATCTTCGCCTACAAAGACATTATCGAAGGTTTCAGTTTTCGCATCGGTACCGGCAGTGAAACCGGTATCAACGGTCACATCATCCAGTTGCGCATGGCTGATGCTCATCGTTCCGGCCTGGCCACTGGCGGTGGTGCCCACGGTATAATTGCTCACCGTGCTGTAATAAACCGTCGTGGTATCCACCACTGATGGAGCTTCATCTTTGACCATCGTCCAGTTGGTTACACCATCAGCGACGGTAACGTTACCGGTATTGACCAGATGTGCACTGGTGCCGTTGCGGTCAAAGATATAGGAATCATTGGCATTCACATTGATGGTGCCCTGGTTGACCGCCGTCACATTATCGCCATAGGCTTTAAAGGCCACCAGCCCGGTACCGTTCTCGTCCACCGTTTGTTCCTGGTCGCCCAGATTGATGGTACCGTTATTGATAAGCGTGGTGTTATTTTGCCCTTTCATCGCCGTTGCGCCATCACCGGTCACGGTCAGGGTGCCGTTATTGGTAAATGTGCTGGTGTTATTCGCGCTGTTACCTAACGAAATGGCATCTGTTGCAGAACCACCAGAGGTAAAGGCATTGACTGAAGCATAATAAATTGAGCCATTATTGGTGGCCTCAATAGTCCCCTGATCATACACCGTGCCTGGTGCGACAGTATCGTTATAAACTGTGGCATCCGACATATCTGATAATACCGACGCCGAGCCCGTACCCATTATGGTTCCGCTGGTCCCATTCACCCACGTCAGCGTGTCTTCTGCGCTGTCACTGCCAAGGTAAAACATACTTTGGGGCTTGCCAAGATCACTCATAGCGGCCGTGCTCATCGAGCCCAGATTATAAATGGCTGCATTTCCCAGACCAATGATGGATGAAGTATATGCTGAGGTGGAACCGTTGAATTCTACCGACGCTGACGTATTATTAATAAAAGTACCATCATCTATACGAATGGCATCGGAAATGTCGTTTGCATTTAACGAGATTGACATCAACAACATATCTGCTGAATTTAAAAACGTTGCATTGGCCTCGACCCGCAGTTTCCCCCCGACATTGCCATTGTCAGTGTTACTTACATCAATGGAAAATTTTTCTGAGCCAGCGACATGTTCTACCAATAATGGTTGTGACGCTTCACCATTGAGAACCACTTCGTTATTTATTGAGTTACCACCCGGTAAACTATCACCACTAAACGCCGTTGAATAATCCGATGTCCAGGACGCCACGCCCAGCGGCTCGGTTCCGTCCAGCAACCAGGTTCTGCGATCAGAAATACTGAAGCCTGTTAAAGCGCCGGTCGCCTGATCCAAAGACGAGACATAGACCACTTTTCCGTCTTTATCGGTCAGTGACCATAAGGTATCAGACTGTTTTTTGCCGCTGAAGGTTTGCCCGTTAAAGCTAAATGTTGCGGTATCCGCACCTGGCACCATGGTAATAGATAAACCATTAGGGTAAGTGGTAGTCTGCGAGACCGGCACGTCATCACCACCGTCATCCGGCGGAACCGGTGTATCACCACCGTCATCCGGCGGAACCGGCGTATCACCACCATCATCTGGCGGAACCGGTGTATTGCCACCTGAATGGTCATCACCGCCGCCGCCACCACCGCCACCTGCCGCGATAGCAATACCTGCCACCACCGCAGTGGCCGCACCGCCAATCATCCACCATTGGGTATCGGTCAGCCCGCGGGTTTTACACGAATCTGGCAACGCTTTTTTTTGCGCTTCGCTTAATTTCGATATTTCTTTCGGACACGTTGGTTGAGGCGTGTCTAAAGGTGCAGAAAATACCGCTGGCGATGCCAGGGCCATACTGATGCAAAGAGAGAGATTTCTCATCGTGAGAGTTTTCATTAATAAGTCCTTTATTTTCCAGGAGACTAAGCGTGTTTAATATAAAATCATCAGTACATAATGGGAGTCCGCAACCCAATTAATGCAACGAAGAAAATAACAATTTACTGATGAATTACATTAATGGAATACGTCAATATTCAGCCGAGAAAACTAATGTCTTAACACTCATTTCGAAAACAAATAAAAATGATCTGAACGATCAATTATTTTAATCAACTTTTAAAAACAATAATTTAAAGTCAAAAAGAAACACACAATTAAGCACGATGAATTATGAATTAAGTAATTTAATATACAAATAAAGCAATTAAATCCAGCACTTAACCTATATTTACATCTGACACACTTCAGAAAAATGAAGAGAATCACCCAAAATATTGATATAGAATAAATAAACACAAGTCATGACTTGACCCATATTTTACAATAAGACCAATCAGGTAGGATTAATATTATGAAACAAAAAAGATAAGGTTATGATGTACAGAAGAAGCAAACAGACTCAAATAATGTTTGAGCCTGTTTGTAAAGTGCAGAGGATCCTTTAAATCCGCTTATTTATGTAATCCAATAAAACGATTATGCCAGCCAGCCCTGAATCTGCGCATATTGCAGCAGCATGATGGTTTTGCCATCTCTGATGCGGCCATCTTTGATCATCGCCAGCGCCTCGGTGAACGGCACCTCCAGCACATCAATGTCTTCGTCTTCCACGCCACCACCGGCGTTCTGACGCTGCGACTCGTCGTATTCCGCTGCGAAAAAATGCACGATTTCGGTCACGCTGCCCGGCGACATATAGGCTTCAAACAGTTTATCTACCTTGCCCACCGCAAAACCGGTTTCTTCGATAGCTTCTTTACGGATGCAATCTTCCGGCGAATCGTTGTCGAGCAAACCGGCGCAGGTTTCCAGCAACATACCGGTCGGGTTGCCATTAACATAAGTCGGCATACGGAACTGTCTGATCAGCAGAACGGTTTTTTTAGGACGGTTATAAAGCAGGATAGTCGCGCCGTTCCCCCGGTCATACACTTCACGGGATTGCGGCTGGCGTTCGCCATTACATTTGATTAAATCGTAGGTGTATTTGCGAAGAACATACCAGTTATCAGAGAGTAACTGGTTCTGGACATTTTCAATCCGGGATGACGTGTCATGAGATGACATAAAGCGTGCCTCCGCTCAGAGGGGGGTGAGAGAAGCCAGACATCATAGCGGCATTACACCACGCACGCCAGATTCAGCCGTGCTCAATGGCATTAAGCAGTTGCTGGCGATGGCGTTCAATCCACTTTGCATCCAGCGGCCCCCAGCCTGAAAGCTGATAATACCCGTCATTGTTGCGTACCCCCTGCTGCACAAATTCCAGCTCGACGCCCATGCCCGGCAGCGCTTTCAGTACGTCCTGCAAGGTGCGGCGCGGCCAGCCGGTGATTTCCATCAGTTTCGGTACGTTAGGCTTTTGTTCAGTGTCCAGTAACCAGCAAAGGTAGAGACGACGGGCAAAAACCGAATTTAACATCAAACTCATCTGAACGACTCCAGTGTGGGCATACGAATGCGTGCCATAAAAAACAGGTTGTTAACGCGCAGACGGTTTCAGTAATTCTGTCTGCAGGATAACGGCTGCGGGATAACCCTGTGTGCAGGGAGGTTTTTTTTACATTATCTCCTTTATTTCTCCACGTTTTATGCGATATGAGAAGGTAAAGTGCACTGACGTAGAACACCACTCTAACACTTGCTCAGTCCCGCCGGGACAGTACCGCCTCTGAGACCGCCTTGTAGAAAATAGCGCTCAGGGGATTTTTTTGTCAGATTACTGACGTTCTGTTTGTTTGCTGATGTTAGTCACTCATGCCAGAGTGACAACGAGGTTCCTGAAGCATGGCTAACTTTTTTATCGATCGCCCAATCTTTGCCTGGGTTTTAGCGATCATTATTTCCCTGTCCGGCGCACTCGCGATCTATTTTTTGCCGGTTGAGCAATATCCCGACCTGGCTCCGCCGAACGTCAGGATTTCTGCCACCTATCCCGGCGCATCAGCACAAACATTAGAAAATACCGTCACCCAGATTATCGAACAAAACATGACCGGCCTCGATAATCTGATGTACATGTCCTCACAAAGCAGTAACGACGGTAAATCTCAAATTACCCTGAGTTTTACCGCCGGAACCGATCCGAACGAAGCGCTGCAACAGGTGCAAAACCAGTTACAGCAGGCGCTTAAACGTCTGCCGCAGGATGTACAGACGCAGGGTGTGACGGTGTCAAAAACCGGTGATACCAACCTGATGATGGTGGCGTTTGTCTCCACAGACGGCAGCATGGATAAGCAGGATATCGCCGACTATGTGGCCTCCAATATTCAGGATCCGCTGAGCCGCGTGCCCGGTGTCGGCAGCATCGATGCTTACGGCTCACAATACGCGATGCGTATCTGGCTGGATCCGGACAAACTCAATAATTACCAGCTGACCACCGCCGATGTGGTGACGGCCATCAAAGCACAAAACAGTCAGGTCGCTGTCGGTCAGCTCGGCGGCGCGCCTTCGGTGGATTTTCAGGCGCTGAACGCCACCATTAACGCACAGGCGCAGTTACAGACGCCGGAACAGTTCCGTCAGATCACGCTCAAAGTAAACCAGGACGGCTCACAGGTTAAACTTGGCGATGTCTCAACTGTCGGTCTTGGTGCGGAAAACTATGCCCTGCTCAGCCGCTATAACGGGCAGGCGGCGTCCGGTATGGGCGTGAAACTGGCGTCCGGTGCCAACGAACTGCAAACGGACAAAGCCGTTCGTGCACGTCTTGATGAGCTCTCTCACTATTTTCCGCACGGGCTGAAAGCCGAAATTGCCTACGAAACCACACCATTCGTTAAAGCGGCGATCACGGACGTGGTGAAAACGCTGTTTGAAGCCATCGTGCTGGTGTTTCTGGTGATGTACCTGTTTCTGCAAAACTTCCGCGCGACGCTGATCCCGACGATTGCCGTGCCGGTCGTTTTGCTGGGGACTTTCGCCGTACTGCATCAGTTTGGCTACAGCATCAATACCCTGACGATGTTCGCGATGGTCCTCGCCATCGGCCTGCTGGTGGATGACGCCATCGTCGTCGTGGAAAACGTCGAGCGCGTGATGAGCGAGGAAGGCCTTAGCCCCAGAGAGGCCACGCGAAAATCGATGGGGCAAATTCAGAGTGCGCTGGTCGGGATTACGATGGTGCTGTCGGCGGTGTTCGTACCGATGGCGTTCTTCGGCGGCACCACCGGCGCAATCTATCGCCAGTTCTCCATCACCATTGTCTCGGCGATGGTGCTGTCAGTGTTCGTTGCGCTGACGCTGACACCGGCGCTGTGCTCAACCCTTCTCAAACCTGTCGCACAGGGACATCATCACGGTAAACGCGGTTTCTTCGGCTGGTTTAACCGGATGTTCGACCACAATGCGCGTCGCTACGAAAACGGCGTGGCGCGCGTGCTGCGTAACAGCCTGCGCTACATGCTGGGTTATGCCGCACTGGTCGCCGTGCTGGCCGTTATGTTTATCAAACTGCCAACCTCTTTCCTGCCGCTGGAAGACCGTGGCGTGTTTACTGTGCAGATTCAGTTGCCGCCGGGTTCGACGTTGCAGCAAACCCAAAAGGTGGTGGAAAAGGTTGAGAAGTATTTCCTGACTGAAGATAAGAAAGACGTGCTTTCGGTGTTCTCGACCATCGGTGCCGGGCCGGGCGGTAACGGGCAGAACGTTGCGCGTATGTTCGTGCGCCTGACGCCGTGGGATGAACGCACTGGCACAGATGATTCTTCCTTTGCGCTGATCGACCGTGCGACCAAAGCGTTTAACAAGATCACCGAAGCCCGTGTTATCGCCAGCAGCCCGCCCGCCATCAACGGCCTCGGCAGCGCCACCGGCTTTGATATGGAACTGCAAGATCACGCCGGGCTCGGCCACGATGCACTGATGGCGGCACGGGATCAGTTACTGGCGATGACCGCCAAAGACAGCAATCTGACCCGCGTGCGTCACAACGGTCTGGATGACAGCCCGCAGTTGCAAATCGACATCGATCAGGTGAAAGCGCAGGCGCTGGGCGTGGCTATCTCTGATATCAACAGCACGCTGAGTACCGCGTGGGGCTCGACCTACGTCAATGACTTCGTTGACCGTGGCCGGGTGAAGAAAGTCTACGTGCAGGCCGCAGCGCAATACCGCATGTTGCCGGACGATATCGACCGCTGGTATGTACGAAACTCCGCCGGCACCATGGTGCCCTTCTCCGCTTTCGCCACATCAAAATGGCTGACCGGTTCGCCGCGTCTGGAGCGTTACAACGGCTATTCCGCGCTGGAAATTGTGGGTGAACCGGCAACGGGTATCAGCAGCGGTACGGCGATGGATGACATGGAAAAGCTGGTGGCTAAATTACCGGTCGGGATTGGTCTGGAATGGACCGGTCTGTCGTATCAGGAAAGACTGTCAGGTTCGCAGGCACCGGCGCTGTATGCGATCTCCCTGCTGGTGGTGTTCCTGTGTCTGGCGGCGCTGTACGAGAGCTGGTCCATTCCGTTCTCCGTCATGCTGGTGGTGCCGCTCGGCGTGCTCGGCGCAGTGATGGCCACCTGGCTGCGCGGGCTGGAAAACGATGTGTATTTCCAGGTCGGGATGCTGACCATCATCGGTTTGTCGGCGAAGAACGCCATTTTGATTGTTGAATTTGCCAATGACCTGAATGTGCGCGGGAAGGAGTTACTGGAGGCCACGCTCGAAGCCTCCAGAATGCGTCTGCGTCCGATTCTGATGACCTCGCTGGCGTTTGTTTTCGGCGTTCTGCCGATGGCGACCAGCATGGGGGCCGGTTCAGGCAGCCAGCACGCCGTCGGTACCGGCGTCATCGGCGGGATGATTTCCGCCACCGTGCTGGCGATTTTCTTCGTACCGCTGTTCTTTGTCTTGATCCGCCGTCGTTTTCCGGGCAAACACACTGCGACAGTCATTGCGGATATCGTGGAAACGGCACCTGCGGAACACCGGTAAAAGCGCAGGATCGCAGGCAACAAAAAAGGCGTTAATTCACATTAACGCCTTTTTTATTCATGATTTACTGGCTGTGAGAATCGTCGCTAAATGCAACGTAATGGTCTTCCTGAACAAACGTTTTTTATAATGACGTGCTGCACTGAGAATAAATCTTTTCTTTGCTTTGTCGGTAACGATGTGGGGCAATTACGCTTTCAACATACGGTCGATAAAGTCTTTCCAGTGACCTAATTCTTGCTCTAACATTTTACTCCCCTTGATTGGACGCTGGCAGTATACGTCTGTTTTTTGACCATGCAAAACCTCTGTGAGTATTTTTTAAGCGCGATCACAATCCCGCCCCGTCTGGATCCTGCCAGCGTTTTGCCTCATTATGTGTTCTTCTCTGACGCCACTTATCAGCGCGGCAAAAAAGCGCTTATTTTACTGACAGGTTACGTTTTTCTATGGCAACAACTTCAGCTCAAACCTCATTTATTCTCTACGGCATAAAAAATTGCGATACCGTTAAGAAAGCCCGCCGCTGGCTGGAAGAAAACGGGGTTGAATGCCAGTTTCATGATTACCGGGTCGAAGGGCTGGATGCCGCGTTGCTGCAGGATTTGTTAGATAAACAAGGCTGGGAAGCGATGCTCAATACCCGCGGCACCACCTGGCGCAAGCTCGATGAGGCTACCCGCGCCGCCTGCGATAACCAGGCCAGTGCCAAAGCGCTGATGCTCGAACATCCGGCAGTGATCAAACGTCCTTTTTTACTGGCGCCAGACGGCCAGTCTCTGCTGGGATTCAAACCAGAAAGCTATCAGCAATTTCTTGCACAGGTGAAGTAACATGAGTTGTCCGGTTCTCGATTTAGCCCAACAGTTAATCCGCCGCCCTTCCCTCAGCCCGGACGATGCCGGCTGTCAGGAGATTATGATTGCCCGCCTTGAGGCCATTGGGTTCCACGTTGAGCCGATGCATTTTGGCGATACCCTGAATTTCTGGGCGACACGTGGTGAAGGCAAAACGCTGGCCTTTGCCGGGCATACCGACGTCGTCCCTACCGGCGATCACAAACTGTGGGTTACCGGCCCGTTTGAGCCGACGCTGCGCGACGGCATGTTGTATGGCCGCGGTGCGGCAGACATGAAAGGTTCACTGGCGGCGATGGTGGTGGCAGCAGAGCGTTTTGTCGCCGCCAACCCGAATCATCAGGGCCGTCTGGCTTTTCTCATTACTTCCGATGAGGAAGCCAGCGCCGTTAACGGCACGGTGAAAGTGGTCAGCGCGCTGATGGCACGCAATGAGCGCCTCGATTACTGTCTGGTTGGCGAGCCTTCCAGCACCACGCGCGTCGGCGATATTGTGAAAAATGGCCGTCGCGGTTCCATGACCGCCAACCTGCATGTGCATGGCGTTCAGGGGCACGTCGCCTATCCGCATCTGGCGGATAATCCGGTACACCGTGCCATGCCAGCGCTGAATGAACTGGTCGCCACTGTATGGGATAACGGCAACGAAT encodes the following:
- the folD gene encoding bifunctional methylenetetrahydrofolate dehydrogenase/methenyltetrahydrofolate cyclohydrolase FolD, producing the protein MAAKIIDGKTIAQQVRSEVAARVQQRLAQGKRAPGLAVVLVGENPASQIYVASKRRSCEEVGFISRSYDLPATTTEGELLDLIEKLNNDSEIDGILVQLPLPAGIDNIKVLERIHPDKDVDGFHPYNVGRLCQRAPTLRPCTPRGIVTLLERYGIDTFGLNAVVIGASNIVGRPMSMELLLAGCTTTVTHRFTKNLRHHVENADLVIVAVGKPGFIPGEWIKPGAIVIDVGINRLESGKVVGDVEYDAAAERASFITPVPGGVGPMTVATLIQNTLQACEEYHDISAGKP
- the ybcJ gene encoding ribosome-associated protein YbcJ; this encodes METFFLEKHPHVELCDLLKFMGWCDSGGTAKAVIAEGQVKVNGKVETRKRCKIVADMNVEFASNKVVVKASE
- a CDS encoding DUF1176 domain-containing protein, with translation MCKWITAPLCLLATMLAFSAQAEPLQAIYNDWQVSCDNLNHCAARNSQDGQELVMKITREAGPEGKSSVSIDYQRNSDEQMADAPVANRLQMNGKTLSFNHREWDISKKHLSTTNRLVVNEFIAAIREGSSIQLAVKADPAQSVRPVISLKGIKAALLAIDAQQGRVGTKTAWINRGVKPASTVPPVPAMPVLPHFSEPHALSETEMSAITQNAATTIENNDCSLDPSEREVHIFALSNDKALMTVNCDMGAYNLYALGFLVSRQAPYKMENLALNMPFKLGEEDESPELINADFDPKTGMLSTYDKGRGIGDCGVSSRWVFDGKQFRLAAFASEPSCDGYSSGGEWPVLWVTQP
- a CDS encoding autotransporter outer membrane beta-barrel domain-containing protein; this translates as MKTLTMRNLSLCISMALASPAVFSAPLDTPQPTCPKEISKLSEAQKKALPDSCKTRGLTDTQWWMIGGAATAVVAGIAIAAGGGGGGGGDDHSGGNTPVPPDDGGDTPVPPDDGGDTPVPPDDGGDDVPVSQTTTYPNGLSITMVPGADTATFSFNGQTFSGKKQSDTLWSLTDKDGKVVYVSSLDQATGALTGFSISDRRTWLLDGTEPLGVASWTSDYSTAFSGDSLPGGNSINNEVVLNGEASQPLLVEHVAGSEKFSIDVSNTDNGNVGGKLRVEANATFLNSADMLLMSISLNANDISDAIRIDDGTFINNTSASVEFNGSTSAYTSSIIGLGNAAIYNLGSMSTAAMSDLGKPQSMFYLGSDSAEDTLTWVNGTSGTIMGTGSASVLSDMSDATVYNDTVAPGTVYDQGTIEATNNGSIYYASVNAFTSGGSATDAISLGNSANNTSTFTNNGTLTVTGDGATAMKGQNNTTLINNGTINLGDQEQTVDENGTGLVAFKAYGDNVTAVNQGTINVNANDSYIFDRNGTSAHLVNTGNVTVADGVTNWTMVKDEAPSVVDTTTVYYSTVSNYTVGTTASGQAGTMSISHAQLDDVTVDTGFTAGTDAKTETFDNVFVGEDIQGTENVKSTSVVWNADAQTDESGNVDVTMTKNNYQEVVKDDAGVQDMAATLEDNYTNNALYNSLNLSSAAEVDNAMRQLSGANATSAFKEARVLSQRFNMLADNAVVMPSGFGFNLVDKNDKRAELGNDTRYDMMALSQSFDLSAGQKVQMQYGIARLDGNGIDGKQKAGDNGLTGGYSQFFGLNHNVDMGNGLMLTNALRYDVHQLESNRSVNYTGVNQLADSDNSQQYMEWRSQFSKGFEVAEGLNLTPSAGLKLRHTANDGYSEHGAGDFNLTMDASEETAVDALIGLKLKYAGSNGLAVNALVEGGPNISYNQSAQKASLQGAGNASFKVASDQQGGGINGMASLGVSYHGKAGQLAFDAYQWKEDSVSDKGILMNYKYAF
- the nudK gene encoding GDP-mannose pyrophosphatase NudK — its product is MSSHDTSSRIENVQNQLLSDNWYVLRKYTYDLIKCNGERQPQSREVYDRGNGATILLYNRPKKTVLLIRQFRMPTYVNGNPTGMLLETCAGLLDNDSPEDCIRKEAIEETGFAVGKVDKLFEAYMSPGSVTEIVHFFAAEYDESQRQNAGGGVEDEDIDVLEVPFTEALAMIKDGRIRDGKTIMLLQYAQIQGWLA
- a CDS encoding winged helix-turn-helix domain-containing protein, yielding MMLNSVFARRLYLCWLLDTEQKPNVPKLMEITGWPRRTLQDVLKALPGMGVELEFVQQGVRNNDGYYQLSGWGPLDAKWIERHRQQLLNAIEHG